A genomic stretch from Engraulis encrasicolus isolate BLACKSEA-1 chromosome 10, IST_EnEncr_1.0, whole genome shotgun sequence includes:
- the LOC134457548 gene encoding uncharacterized protein LOC134457548 produces MDSCPRTFYQSGPWIGAEHDTHSERVLPNSAKEMDMASHWRLQTEHPYKYVRSTRISSSRYWMECQKGQAVPQEQQLHDGTNLPTSAPQTLRFVDNLIHPQSTSVRGSQLASTRPVVTPVRKEMSFVGTHTAAWLKELGPLKFVGSLNLPAEVVCGQQNNLTLKSTELPGIRTLKPTELPGITTIKPAQMTFSRAPIQPQASASHYSKEDLLKMIELHGQMLVKYTELKCKAENIEKIMTQSQSNGPAEIQKKKRDIQDKIWEEDMKTLDDLTGGLVLPDDAVEKLEAIPGIMDLAREMGFPECLLVK; encoded by the exons ATGGATTCCTGCCCAAGAACTTTCTACCAGAGTGGACCATGGATTGGTGCTGAACATGACACTCATTCTGAGCGAGTCCTGCCCAACTCTGCAAAGGAAATGGATATGGCATCTCACTGGAGGCTCCAGACTGAGCATCCATACAAATATGTGCGGTCAACACGGATTTCTTCCA GCAGGTATTGGATGGAGTGCCAAAAGGGTCAAGCTGTGCCTCAGGAGCAGCAGCTCCATGATGGGACCAACCTGCCAACCTCAGCACCTCAGACCCTGAGATTTGTGGACAACTTGATCCACCCTCAGTCCACCAGTGTCAGAGGTAGCCAGCTGGCCTCCACCAGACCTGTGGTGACTCCAGTGAGGAAGGAGATGTCCTTTGTGggaacacacacagctgcctggCTAAAGGAGCTTGGACCCCTCAAGTTTGTGGGGAGTCTCAATCTTCCTGCTGAGGTAGTTTGTGGTCAGCAGAACAACCTGACACTCAAGTCGACCGAGCTGCCTGGCATCAGGACCCTCAAGCCGACCGAGCTGCCTGGCATCACGACCATCAAGCCAGCCCAGATGACCTTTAGTAGAGCCCCAATTCAGCCTCAGGCCTCAGCCAGTCATTACAGCAAAGAGGACCTTCTGAAGATGATCGAGCTCCACGGCCAAATGCTTGTCAAGTACACAGAGCTGAAGTGTAAGGCTGAGAACATCGAAAAGATCATGACACAGTCGCAGTCAAATGGCCCAGCAGAAATCCAGAAGAAGAAACGAGACATCCAAGACAAGATCTGGGAAGAAGATATGAAGACACTGGATGATCTCACTGGGGGGCTGGTTCTTCCTGATGACGCCGTTGAGAAACTTGAGGCCATTCCTGGTATCATGGACTTGGCCAGAGAGATGGGCTTCCCTGAGTGTCTTCTGGTGAAATGA